The genomic region GGCAAGGGACCGGCGCCGGTGCACCTGTGGAACCCGGATTTCTGCGGCGATATCGACATGCGCATCGCCCGCGACGGCACTTGGTTCTACCAAGGCACGCCCATCGGGCGCAAGCCGATGGTCAAGTTGTTTTCCAACATCATCCGTCGCGATGGCGATGACTATTTTCTGGTCACCCCGGTGGAAAAAGTCGGGATAACCGTCGATGACGCGCCGTTTGTCGCCGTCACCCTGGACGTGCAAGGGCAGGGCGAAAGTCAATTACTGCGCTTTACCACCAACGTCGATGAGCAGATCGAGGCCGGCCTTGAACACCCGTTGCGGGTGGTGATCGACCCCGACACCCAGGAACCTGCGCCCTATCTGCGGGTGCGCGCTAATCTTGAAGCCCTGGTGCACCGCAATGCCTTCTATCAATTGGTGGAGCTGGCGGTGAGCCGTCCGATCAACGGTCAGAACTGGCTTGGCGTATGGAGCGGCGGGGTGTTTTTCCCCATTGGCCTGGAACCTTGAAGACGATTTTGTCTTTGTTCTGAAATAATTCCCTTGCCGGGAATGGGCGCTTTCGGTTATCAATTTGTACATGATTAGACATGTCCGATTTGATAAGAAAAAACGCGTCGTCGACGAACTCATCCGCCGAATCGAGGGTGGAGTGATGGCCGACGGTTTCCTGCTGCCGGGCGAGCACCAACTGGCCGAGGAGTTTGCGGTCAGCCGTGGCACGTTGCGCGAAGCGCTGGCCGAGCTTAAACGTCGTCACTACATTGCGACCCAAAGCGGTGTTGGCTCCATCGTCACCTTTGACGGCATGGTGCTGGACCAGCGTAGCGGTTGGGCCCAGGCTCTGGCGGATACGGGCGCGCAGGTGTCCACCGAGATCCTGCGCTTCGAGGCCGTGACCCGTGCGGACCTGTTCAGCCGTTTCGGCACCGACCAATTCATCGCCCTTGACCGCCTGCGCCGCGCTGCCGACGGGACCCCGGTATCTCTGGAACGCTCGCTGATGCCCGCTGTCGGCGACCTGGAAAGCCTGCCGCGCATCGGCCTGATCGACAATTCCTTGACCATCACCCTGGCGGCCTACGGCTATGTGGGCGCCGATGGCGACCAATGGATCGGTGCCGAGCCCCTCAGCGACGAAGACGCCGAACGGCTCGGGCGGCCGATCGGCACGGTCTTTCTCAAAGCCTCGCGCACCACCTATGACCGTCGCGAGCGTTTCATGGAGCATGTCGAAAGCCTGCTCGACCCTGTGCACTTTCGCCTGCACCTGCAATTCGGAGCGTCGAAATGACAGCAGAACATCGCGCACTCGGTGCCTTCTACGGTTTGGCCCTGGGCGATGCCTTGGGCATGCCCACCCAGTCGTTGAGCCGGGAGCAGGTTCGACAGCGTTTCGGAGCCATCACCGCCCTGGAAGATGCGGGCGCCGACCAGCCCATCGCCCCGAACATGCCTGCCGGCTCCATTACCGATGACACCGAGCAAGCCATCCTGGTCGCCGAGTTGCTGGTGCAAGGCCATGGCCGGATCGAACCCACGGTGCTGGCTCAGCGCCTGATCGATTGGGAGGCCGTGATGCGCGCCAAGGGTTCCCAGGACTTGCTCGGGCCGTCGACCAAACGTGCCATCGACATGATCCTGGCCGGCCACACCCCAGAAGAGTCGGGGCGCTACGGCACCACCAATGGCGCGGCCATGCGTATCACGCCAGTGGGCATCGCCGCCGATGTCAGCGATCCGCAGCCATTTATCCAGGCCGTCATCCAGGCTTGCCAGGTCACCCATAACACCAGCCTGGGCATTTCCAGCGCCGCAGCCGTGGCGGCGGTGGTCTCGGCCGGCATCAACGGCGCCGACCTGGGCGAAGCCCTGAACATCGGCATCCAGATTGCGCAGCGGGCCGAAAACCACGGCCATTGGATCGCCGGGGGGCGCATTTCCACGCGTATCAGTTGGGCGCGCACCCTGAGCGTTGGCAGTGGTGATACGGCGCTGTTTGCGGACCTGCTCTATGAATTGATCGGCACGTCGGTCGCCTCCCAGGAGTCGGTGGTGGTGTCGTTCGCCCTTGCGCAGCAAGTGGCGTCGGGCGAGATGAATGCCTTCGAGGCCCTGTGCCTGGCTGCCAGCCTGGGAGGCGACACCGACACCATCGCCGCGATCCTCGGCGCCATGCTGGGGGCGTGCCTGGGCATGCAATGCTGGCCCGAGGCGTTGATCGAGCAGGTCAAGCAGGTCAATGGCCTTGAGTTGCGGCCGCTGGTTCAAGAACTGCTCAAATTGCGCTGAGCAGCACAAATCAAAGAAGGCCGGAATACCGCTGCACATTGCACATCTGCCACAACCACAATAATACAGGCATCAGGAGCACTCCCTCATGAGCAGCACCTCTTCCGGCCAGGGTGCCGGGCAATTGGAAACACGCGGTATCGAGCCGGTCCCTGAAAGCGAGTGCAACGGCCACCCGCTGCAGCTGTTCTGGGTATGGTTCGCCGCCAATATCAGCATCCTCGGCTTGCCGCTGGGCGCGACCCTCGTGGCGTTTCGTGGCTTGGCCATCTGGCAGGCGATAATTGTTGCGATCCTTGGCGCCGCCGGCTCCTTTGCGGTGGTGGGGATTATTTCCATCGCCGGGCGTCGAGGTCGCGCGCCCAGCCTGACCCTGTCCCGTGCCATCTTCGGTGTACGCGGCAATATCGGCCCGACCCTGGTCTCGCTGATGTCGCGCCTGGGCTGGGAAACCGTCAACACCACCACCGCCGCCTTTGTGCTGTTGTCGTTGTGTTCGATCCTGTTCGGTTCGCCAGTGGAGGCGAAAAGCGCGCCGCTGTTGACCCTGGTCTTTATCGCTATCTTCGTGCTACTGACCCTGGCGGTTTCCGGTCTCGGCCATGCCACCTTGCTGGTGATCCAGAAGTGGGCCACCTACGTATTCGGCGGCTTGAACATCCTGGTGGGTGGATTCCTCTGTGCCACCATCGACTGGAGCGCGGTGTTCAACGCCACCCCAGCGCCGCTGAGCGCAATGATCATCGGTGTCGGCACCATGGCCGCGGGTACGGGGATCGGTTGGGCCAACGCCGGTGCCGACATGTCGCGCTACCAGCACCGCAGCGTCAAGGCCGTGCGCCTGGTGGCGTCCGCCGCGTTTGGCGCGGGCATCCCGCTGGTGCTGCTGATCACTCTTGGCGGCCTGCTGTCGGTGGGTAACAACGACCTGGCGTCGGCCACTGACCCGATCATCGCGATCCGCGACATGCTGCCGACCTGGATGGCCGTGCCGTACCTGATCACTGCGTTCGGCGGGCTGTTGCTGTCAAATAACCTATCGGTGTATTCGGCCGGTCTCACCACCCTGACCCTGGGCTTGAAGGTCAAGCGTGTGCATGCGGTGATCGTCGATATCGTGGCGATCTTCGCAGGTTCCATCTACTTCATGCTGATCGCCGACAGCTTCTATGGCCCGTTCATTACCTTCATTTCGCTGCTGGCGGTGCCGATCACGGCGTGGGTCGGGATCTTCGTGGTCGACCTGATTCATCGTCACTACTACAGTCCCAAGGACCTGCTGGACGTCAGCCCGAGCAGCGCCTACTGGTATCGCGGCGGCGTGGAATGGCGGGCGTTTGGCGCCTGGGCGGTGGCCATTGTGCTGGGGTTCAGCTTCACCACTATCGGTACTACCGCCGAAAACATCTGGTTTGCCGGCCCGTTGTCCGACTCCTGGCTGGGCCATAACGGCCTGGGCTGGATCGTCACGTTCCTGGTGGCGGGCGGAATTTATGCGGTACTGGGTGGCGCGGCTGATCGTCGTCCGGCTTTGGTCGAGCGTCCCAATGTCTAGATTGCTGCACACCGGCCAGGTCATCGTCGACCTGGTCATGGCCCTTGATACGCTGCCGGCGACTGGCGGCGACGTGCTGGCGAAGTCCGCCAGTTTCCAAGCCGGCGGTGGCTTTAACGTGATGGCTGCCGCGAGGCGCAATGGCTTGCCGGTGGTTTATCTGGGCCGCCACGGCAACGGGCGCTTCGGCGACTTGGCGCGTGCGGCAATGCAGGCCGAGGGCATTGAGATGGCCTTGGCGGCCAGCAGCGACAAAGACACCGGCCTGTGTGTGTCCCTGACCGAAGCCAGCACCGAGCGCACATTCATTTCCCATATCGGCGCCGAGGGCGAGCTGAGTGCCGGGGACCTGGCCCGAGTCGTGCCGCATGCCGATGACTATGTGTACGTCAGTGGTTACAGCTTGCTCCTTGAAGGCAAGGCACAGCCGTTGATCGACTGGCTGTTGGCATTGCCGCGAGAGATCGTTGTGGTGTTCGACCCGGGGCCGCTGGTCAAGGCGCCGGATTCAGCGTTGATGCGTGGGTTGCTGCCGCGTATTGATATCTGGACCAGCAATGGCCCGGAAGCTCTGGCGTTTACCGGGGCGACGGATATCGCCGCCGCGTTGCCAGAACTGAATCGATACCTGCCTGCACAAACGATGCTCGTAGTACGCGATGGGCCGAATGGCTGCTGGGTAGGGCGCAGGGGTGAGATTGAACATGTGCCCGGTTTCAAGGTGCAGGCGGTGGACAGCAATGGTGCGGGGGATGCGCACGCAGGGGTGTTTATTGCTGGCTTGGCGGCGGGGTTGAAGCCGGTTGAAGCAGCACGCCGGGCGAATGCGGCGGCGGCATTGGCCGTGACGCGTTGGGGGCCGGCTACCTGTCCAGGCGCAGCCGAAGTTGATGCATTAGTTTCCAGGCAAAAATAAACCCCAATGTGGGAGGGGCAAGCCCCCTCCCACATTGGGATCGATATTTAGCCTGCTTTTTTCAGCGCTTGGATCAACTCATCTTTACGCATGGTCGACCGCCCGGGGATATTCTTAGCCCGCGCTTCTTTCATCAGACTTTCCTTGGTTTGCGTACCCAGCGAGGCCCGGCTGCTGCGCGGGTGTCCTTCACGGCTGGCCGCTGCACGTTTGGACGACTCATGCCGATCCTCGGCCTTCTTCGCCGGGGCCTTGCGCCGGCCCGAACCACCGGCTTTTTCACCGCCGCCAGACTGCTTGTTGACCGTGGCCCAGGCACGGGCTTCGGCTTCTTCCTTGGATAATCCCTTGTGCTCATAACTGTCTTCGATATGAGCGGCCTTGCGTTTCTGTTCGGTGGTGTATTTGGCTTTGCTTCCACGAGGCATCGCTAAAACTCCTTCTGGCCCCTGTAACCCGGGGCCAGACCAGAAATGGATTACTGAGGGACTGCACCGTCCAGCTTGCGCGCCTCATCCAC from Pseudomonas synxantha harbors:
- a CDS encoding DUF1285 domain-containing protein, which translates into the protein MTDSAKANDLLAQLPKGKGPAPVHLWNPDFCGDIDMRIARDGTWFYQGTPIGRKPMVKLFSNIIRRDGDDYFLVTPVEKVGITVDDAPFVAVTLDVQGQGESQLLRFTTNVDEQIEAGLEHPLRVVIDPDTQEPAPYLRVRANLEALVHRNAFYQLVELAVSRPINGQNWLGVWSGGVFFPIGLEP
- a CDS encoding Rho termination factor N-terminal domain-containing protein; the encoded protein is MPRGSKAKYTTEQKRKAAHIEDSYEHKGLSKEEAEARAWATVNKQSGGGEKAGGSGRRKAPAKKAEDRHESSKRAAASREGHPRSSRASLGTQTKESLMKEARAKNIPGRSTMRKDELIQALKKAG
- a CDS encoding ADP-ribosylglycohydrolase family protein, whose protein sequence is MTAEHRALGAFYGLALGDALGMPTQSLSREQVRQRFGAITALEDAGADQPIAPNMPAGSITDDTEQAILVAELLVQGHGRIEPTVLAQRLIDWEAVMRAKGSQDLLGPSTKRAIDMILAGHTPEESGRYGTTNGAAMRITPVGIAADVSDPQPFIQAVIQACQVTHNTSLGISSAAAVAAVVSAGINGADLGEALNIGIQIAQRAENHGHWIAGGRISTRISWARTLSVGSGDTALFADLLYELIGTSVASQESVVVSFALAQQVASGEMNAFEALCLAASLGGDTDTIAAILGAMLGACLGMQCWPEALIEQVKQVNGLELRPLVQELLKLR
- a CDS encoding purine-cytosine permease family protein — its product is MSSTSSGQGAGQLETRGIEPVPESECNGHPLQLFWVWFAANISILGLPLGATLVAFRGLAIWQAIIVAILGAAGSFAVVGIISIAGRRGRAPSLTLSRAIFGVRGNIGPTLVSLMSRLGWETVNTTTAAFVLLSLCSILFGSPVEAKSAPLLTLVFIAIFVLLTLAVSGLGHATLLVIQKWATYVFGGLNILVGGFLCATIDWSAVFNATPAPLSAMIIGVGTMAAGTGIGWANAGADMSRYQHRSVKAVRLVASAAFGAGIPLVLLITLGGLLSVGNNDLASATDPIIAIRDMLPTWMAVPYLITAFGGLLLSNNLSVYSAGLTTLTLGLKVKRVHAVIVDIVAIFAGSIYFMLIADSFYGPFITFISLLAVPITAWVGIFVVDLIHRHYYSPKDLLDVSPSSAYWYRGGVEWRAFGAWAVAIVLGFSFTTIGTTAENIWFAGPLSDSWLGHNGLGWIVTFLVAGGIYAVLGGAADRRPALVERPNV
- a CDS encoding PfkB family carbohydrate kinase, translated to MSRLLHTGQVIVDLVMALDTLPATGGDVLAKSASFQAGGGFNVMAAARRNGLPVVYLGRHGNGRFGDLARAAMQAEGIEMALAASSDKDTGLCVSLTEASTERTFISHIGAEGELSAGDLARVVPHADDYVYVSGYSLLLEGKAQPLIDWLLALPREIVVVFDPGPLVKAPDSALMRGLLPRIDIWTSNGPEALAFTGATDIAAALPELNRYLPAQTMLVVRDGPNGCWVGRRGEIEHVPGFKVQAVDSNGAGDAHAGVFIAGLAAGLKPVEAARRANAAAALAVTRWGPATCPGAAEVDALVSRQK
- a CDS encoding GntR family transcriptional regulator gives rise to the protein MIRHVRFDKKKRVVDELIRRIEGGVMADGFLLPGEHQLAEEFAVSRGTLREALAELKRRHYIATQSGVGSIVTFDGMVLDQRSGWAQALADTGAQVSTEILRFEAVTRADLFSRFGTDQFIALDRLRRAADGTPVSLERSLMPAVGDLESLPRIGLIDNSLTITLAAYGYVGADGDQWIGAEPLSDEDAERLGRPIGTVFLKASRTTYDRRERFMEHVESLLDPVHFRLHLQFGASK